The Monomorium pharaonis isolate MP-MQ-018 chromosome 5, ASM1337386v2, whole genome shotgun sequence genome segment gttttgataatgatagtatttaaaaaattctaattctcgGTTTGAAGatattagttatatatttcttatacaacattttttcttttattttataaaaattattgaaaataatgaatgtataatttttctcagaCAGATAAAACtacataatattctttatcgaagttttatctctttaacgctatataattatttttaatattttaatatttaatattttaaaaataaagatattctgtTAAAACAAGAACGTTTTTCTCTATATACGCAATTTGAAAACGTTTTTCTTGGTCCTCTCGgaatgcaaaagaaaattattatttgtatcgaGGAAGGTGCGCGGCACAGGACCACGCGGCAAGTGCCATTGACCCCGAGATTGAAGATTTGACAATCATTCTCCACAGTGAGATTCCGATGTCAAACAAATCCGAGGAAAGAGGGAAATGGGAAATGGATCAAAGAAAGATAGATGACAAAGATGAAACGGGCCAGACCAGAACCCGCCGCAGTACAAACCAGCCCGTCGAGGATGTAACGTTATGTCTATTAGATTCCGGGGAGGGCCAAGAGGAACGTCATGACCGAAGTCCACAAAGAGAGACACGAGGAGCGAGATTAGGATTCGAGCGGACAGCATCCGAGGCTGTCCCGTTTCCTCTGGGATCAAGATGGTTTACGAGAATTCTCATATAAGCTGACGTATATGAAGAAACAGAGGcaatttatcgtattattatatattctgcTACAGTCCTCAGATTCTCTTCGATATTACGTTATTTCGCGtctaatatttagaaaattcgaATATGAAACTTAGATAATGTTTAAgtatcctaaaaaaaaaatttcgtggTCTAcacattaaaacaaaaatacaataaaaaagagctgataaaacatataatatgttaataaatttaaatatcatttaaatacaataattaaattacgtatttaaatattatattatataaataattatatgtgtttTAATTTGACTGATAAGTGATGACAAATTAATCGCAGACTCTCACAAACGCGTTCTCTCTCACGTGtctcttaaatatttctaattatgtaGCGCACCCTTTGTTCGTTGActcgaaaataattacaattacaagcAAATGCCTATTAAGCTTTAAGCGCTTGCGTGGACGAGTTCCGTGGAGGGATTTTCAGGGACAGTGTCGTGCGGAGCACGAGCGGGACAGAGTCAAGGCGAACGGTGACGTTCGTGGGTGACGAGGAGGGCGGAGGAGAGAGAACGGGGGGAGAGCCGGTGGCTTCTCCGTGAAGagctctccctctccctctccgaGAGACGCGGTCGAAGACACGAGACACCACCATGGTCGGTCGCTCGTTACATAAGTAAGGTAAAGGATCTTCTCGTCTCTGCTCTCCTTGAGTCGATCCACATTCGCGATTATACCACTTTCCATCGACCTCTTCTCACCCCCTTACGAGCGCGGTGCTCGTTCGCGCGTATATGGGTGTTACCCCGCATGTAATTAACAGTTCTGTTCGGAACTGTTCGCGGGATTTTGGCGCTTACAGCGCTCGTGCATCCGTTAAATTTACGATGCAGTAACTCTACAGCATCGGAAACTCCCCTCCGTAGTCATTCTGTCAGCAGATTTAAACGCGACGGGGATAACTTCGAAAAggagattaattttatagtaatgGTAGCTCGTGTATACAGAGAATCACCGTTCTATAACCATCGTCAATGCTTTCACGTGGATTTCGGGACCGAGTTAAAGTTCATTCATTCTGTATTAAAATTGGAATTAATGAAGAGGATtgaaatgtcttttttttagtaaataaatattctgattTGAATCAAAGATGTAGGCAGACGTAGATTGAATCGAAACTGCATATTTTTGACGTATCTTTATCTTaggttaaattaaacaaaactttttcaGAAACTCAaagtgtaaattaatttaaatttttgaacatgtggaaaatatatcaaaaaatacataacaagtattgtattttttcaatttaatacattttccttataatggtaaaaaaataacaaaattgtaattacaaatacaatagatataaaatataaaaatacgtagCCGTagagatatatcaaaataaaaaattttaatcatcaatataataatatattaataatacaatatatgactttaaatattataattaaagcattttaaaagAGTCTGCAAGACTTCGTAAACTCACGAATACTTTCTTGGAAGAAATCTCCCATTTTTTGCAGGAGGAGTTCTCGAAATTTTATAGCGCCTAGAGGCTCGGTATGATGTAAAAGAGTCATTGTAAGTGGGTTTGGGTAAATTGAGTCGGAGCTGAcgattaaattgtaatttggaGGTCGTCATCCAACGGGTGGCTCGCTGTCACGCAGGAGAGTGTCGAGCGTGCATTGACCTGTCGTGTGACCTCCGACAACACGACCTTAATGTCGATGATGGACTCGTCGCCGATTTACGTACGGTGTGACCCTGCACATATTTCAACTGTGTGCGCCGAAATAAATTCCCATTTTCGCGATGTATGTGTTCATGTACGAGACCAGCCTTTAACTTTTAATCTTACAAATGGGCTGAAATTGAATTTGAAAAGCAAAAAGTTAAATGACTAGTGGAATCGAAAATTACAAGtctattatatttgataagatTCTAATTGTGTAATActgcatattatatatttattttcattcatctttttacgtttgtttaaaaaatttaattcaatttaatgaaattatttaatgatccAATTAGTTTCATCAGCTTCAACTATTATTAGCATTTAAAATAGGAATTatctttaatgttttattaagtaagaaaatattaataaaattggaaatGAATGCTAGTTTGATTAAGAACATGTCAgctgcattaaaataataataacttttttgtcctaattaatttaatatatgatcGTCTAAGGAAATGGTATAGACATCTATAGACGAAAGGAGAAACTAAATTTTACATCTGTGGATAGATCATCAGTAGATGATTTTACCTGATCTGCTAGATGGCAGCAGATTTTGCTAACAGATTTTCcattttatctatttcattATGTACCTTCAAAGTTGTTTAATCAGGAGTTAACACCATTATTCGCAGATAACGGAAATAAATTAGGAAATTAATTCTGTACGtagcatttattatttatttacatacctttatttatttttataaaaatttttttaaggtagAAAAATCCTGacatattaaacttttaaatttaaacctttttgtattttgagaaacctttttattacttgtattaaaatattcaattttaaattttcaatttaatttttaaataaaaaaatttaaatctagtAATAGTTTTGATCTTGAAAAAcctaattctataaataaatgagattaagtttttaaattatccagTCCCCCCTCCCCtaaattcttttgtaataaataatcattttattaatatattaactagatattaatttatgttatatttttctgtcaaCATTTAACATTGAGAATACACAAATTTCGTTAATTAAGTAAGTGACTCAATAATTGATTATCGCATTcctgtaatatttttagttttagaaaaatttttgatgataATTGGGAGATGGCATGTAAAATTCCcgtgtaaataattacatttatttatttaccaaTTTTACAGTGTAACAGTGTATAGGATACGCTGAATATAGAATAATctcttttttatcgttttactAATTAAGGCGATTAGTGTGTGTAAGTGACTCCGTCGGataacatacatattatattatagcaCATGTGTGACTTATATTGATTGCGATTAACAATTCGAACGTTCGTAGTTCGAACTTGTCTCTTAGTTCCCATGTTCATGGACTCGATTCACGCGGCGAATTACATTTATCTTTGTTCGCGttgtataacaataaatttgatattaaatatcttgtaaCGAAGTAAATTACTGTTAgttccctttttctttttactccTATGGTACTCGGTGCGAATAAGGCcacaattaatattaccgCGTGTGCGTCGGCCGCACACTCGTTCGCATGTATGTATACTTATATGTCAGTGTATCTATATATACTTGTGTATAtgcgtgtgtatatgtgtgagtACGACTCTTTGTCTCTTTTTTATCGTACCCTGTTTCTCAACAAAACGCTTTTAACatgttattgcaaaaaaaattcgcaatatgtgtgtatgtgccaTGAATGCATGTATGCTCGTCATGTGTATGtgctctgtgtgtgtgtgtgtgtgtgtgtgtgtgtgtgtgtgtgtgtgtgtgtgtgtgcacacgcgcgcgcgtgtgtgtgtgcacgcgcgcgcgactcACACAGGACGATGATAGATCCCTACGACCTGCGCGCCTATTTCTCTCGACGaacgagagaaagggagagaaagaccGAGAAGAGAAGAGCCGGGACATCGTGAACCCCGAAACACGTACAATACATATCGTACCCTCCGATTAACGGCACGCGTATAACGCGTACAGAAAACGAAGAATATTTtggtaacaaaatatttctactCTGCTGATTATTctgacattaaaattttttttttcttaatatttgaatatatatatatattaagagaATTTTAGGAAATActtcacaaattaataatcggCACtatattacgcggatattaAAGAGATGAACAGCACAAAGTAAAAAGGAAacaagagaagaaaaaaaatagtgatGTGTCATTCGGGTAGATTAAGGTTTCCCCCTGTGTGGCGTGTGGATGTGTACGTGTTAGACCATTTGCGAGTCGAATAGAAACAACATCGCTATACGTGTATCAAATTTTAGTGTTCTCCAtaagaataatgtaatatgtagGACTCTTTTTGTGCGCACACGGGCGCTTATCTCTCTACCATTGtacaaagcaaaaaaaaaacgttattaatattagtaacATCACGAGAGCACGCGGAGCGCTTAGGCTTATTCATTACCCTAATCGACATATCCATGTCAACGATCGTATTTATTACAGTAAGGCGATTTGATTTCTTTTCATCAAGCTCGCTGGTTGCGCATTCCTTTTTGTTTCTCCCCTCCCGTTCGTTATCGTTTTCCGCTCTTTAATGTCCCGACGCGATGATCGAGCAGATCGTTTCGTTTACAGGTGGATTCGCGTCATTGTTCTCATAAATACACGTAgaacgaaaaaataaaataacataatgtcGCTACGACTACGAAGCTAGAAACGACTTTCGTGTTCTCGTGCCGCCTTCCTTTCGGAAAGATCAATTGGCGATCAATCGTGAAATCGCTATGCCGGACCAAGACGAGAGTTTGGTCGGGGGAATTCTCGAGCTCTACCGTCCTCTGAAAGAAAGCCGGCGCGGAAAATCTCGTCGAAAACACGTCGGTTATTCGTAACAAAAATGATCGCGGCGCTATAAACGCGAAGGTTCtgtgctttttaatttattacgtcTCTCCCCGCGATCTCGTCTCTCGACTGTGGCTCTGCGAAGTTCTCTATCGTCTGCGTGCGCCTCAAGTTCGAATTGACGACGGGCAGTAAGATTGGCGACGACGATATTATATTATGGCGTACAACGGGGAATCCGGCTTGGCTATACGGATTCCGCGTCGGAAGTGAGTGTCTCGCTCATCTCATTCTTTCTCTCCCCTCGCTCATCCCCTGTCGATCCCGTTGTCAATTTCGTCGTCGCGAAGCCGCGCGCTTTACATCAGCTTCATCTTGGCGCACTCGGGGCAGATGATGTCGTCGCCGTCGGTGATAAAGCCACGTCCGACCAGTGAAGTTTTGCAGCCCGCGCAGATGAAGCAATCGTTATGCCAGTGCCTGTCTTCAAATGAGATGAAGCGAGTGCCGCCGATACCTGCAAATTAATCATGTTCAGATTTAAACTCAATTCCAGCTGTTCTAAAAGACCTATTTATCGAATAATAAAGAGTACTTCATCAAATAAtctattattagaattattagaattattatcaaattattattattggagAATGAAATCGATATAACTCATGGATTCCTGAAAAGattcaatttcttaaatttttctgtacaCCTTTTTTAgtcctttattttatttctttatcaataaaaatcgttcgatttaatagtaaaaagaagttcattaattaaacgttaattaaaatgcaagATAAAAGCTATACGCACCAGTGATCGGCTTGGAGCAAGCGGTGCATCTCTTGGCGAAGAGTTCGCCAAAGCAGTCGGCGCAATACGGTTTCTCGTCGCGCGACGTGAATCGTTGTCCCGCCAGGGAGTTGTTGCAGTTGCTGCAGGTGAAGCAATCTCTATGCCACGGCTCGTTCTTGTATGTCACGCCGCCGCTGGTGATAATCTGCAGCAAAGAGATCGCGATATTTTAAGACAGGAGTCGCTTTATCGATTTCATTACAATGAGTTTCATTCgcgtttttacatttaatataagttaTTTCTCAAGCATTATCTTCGAAACAcgatgaaaagaaaataagaggGACAATAGGAGTACAGCAAGAATCGATCaactaaattcaaataaaaatacaaaagagtATATATACTAaaagattgttttattattaagtaaatatatttattttattaatatagtatttcctatttaaataaatattaacaaatataaaataacctttttacaaaatatttctttaaattaaagaaataatattaaaataaatatttactagaCATGTAGgatgtaaaatatgtacaaaaataaaaaaagaagagagaaatattGACGCAAGTAACATGGGCGCAGTACACGTGTGAGTGGTCGAAGAGCCATTTAACAGATAATATTGAAGTTACATCATGTGCATCAATAGAAAAGAAACAAGTTCCAAAGATAGCGAGTGActatgaaaaagatttatggaagaatgttaaaaaaaaaaaaaaaaacgtgaaaaCATTTAGAGGAATGCAAGATTTTCGTCGAAAGTAAAAGAACGTCTACAATTCGATGATTAATGCGAAACTGCAAAACTGTGAAAGCACCGGTACAAGCTTACAACGACCGTATCGTAAGTTTATCGGATTGAGATTTATGATCTCGCAATGAGATCTTGTTTTTTACTCGCTTGTTACGCTCGACGAGCTTTTTGCGCGACACGCAGTGAACGAATGCGAGACGAGATGTGGAGTAATCATCGATATAGAGGAAAGGAGTGGCCCACCTTGTTGCACTTAACACACCGGGTGGCGAACTTGTCCTCGTAACATCCGGCACAGTAAATCTCTTGCTCGCGCGGGATAAAGCTCTTCGTACCGATCGGATTCTTGCAGACCACGCAGCAGAAACACTTCTCGTGCCATTGTCTGGTCTTGTATTCCATCTTCTTGGTGCCTGAAACACGCaacaaaacaaagttataaaagttaatttaaagttgTGTTTAAAATACAATCTAAAATAacaggtttttttttcttccactTCTTATTTATAATCCTTTCATTGTCCCAACATAAAATTGCTCCTATCCATCAGTTGAAATCATGCTCGATCAATGAAAACATGACATTCGCTGATGATTGCTTTGCAGATCACGgggaattgtaaaaaaaagtcaagTCTAAATCGAAATCAAATCCAAATCTAAATTAGGTATCGCGGGAATCGTTAATCCGTGTTTTAGCGACCGGTTAGACGGCGGTTGCGTGCGGCGACGGGTGGGCTGTGCAACGCTGCAAATCGCAGTCGCGTGTTTCGTCCGTCAGCTCTATAAATTTTTCGTGAATATCTTCGCGAGCCCCCTAGCACTCGCACTAAAACACCCCTCGTTGCAAGCGAATTAGATCGATCCGTGGAATTTCCTCGACCACGGTTTCGCGTTTCATTTCGTTCGAAATCTCGTTCTGTCATAGAGAATATCGCGTTCCCGTTTTGCTGCCGCGTATAGACACATCGCGATCCGCAATTAGCACGTGCACAGGTGCAGAGAGTCACATGAGAATAAGAACGCCCGGAAGAAATTAACCGCACTGCGGTCTCGCTATTTTGATTGGCGAACCGCGTGATTGCGGTCGGCGATGAATtaggaaatttaaattatcgaaGTATATAATAGAACTCTTAGATAAACGAAAGTGCTAATTTAAATGTGGCTATATTAAtggcaattttcaaagttgtatttctacatttatatgtGAAACTAATATCGTGAAGTTATGGAAACAGTCGCGGGTATCAaggctttttttttaaattattttgctcgtCCTCCGTATAATTGTCGTAATCTATAACTAGGAACAAGAACAGTCTCGGTTACTTGTTTTCATTAAGATTAGGATGTGATGCGAGAAACGTGACGTGACGTAACATTGTCTAGCAGATGAGTATTGCCGGCTCGTTATCATGGTCACGTTCTGGCCCGTGACTCGAGGAACGGGCAGATAACACCGAAGATCATTGACTAGTAAACGCAAATGTACTGTCTGCTGCTAATATTATACTAATTGCGTACTTTAAAGGAAGATTCGTACCATCTTGATATAATAATGCAGTCATTATAACGTACATGAAATGTTTTGTACATGAAAAGTGACTATGAAATTATAGAGAATAGATGTCTCTCCatggaattttttatagatgaaTTTAAATCTAGAATAGCGTCTATTCAAATGCCgaactaaattaatattaattttaaatataatttaaaaaattatatttaacgttaaatttgtttctaacattttaattttttgttatgcttaatttatatatttagtcacagttatataatttgtttgcaatttttttttaaataagtatttatctttttctatcttaaattttcatgtatcatacttttaatttttatattcaattaatttttaattaattttctttctttaatttttctttctgtaccttaataaacttatatcttattttaaactttttgaaaTCTGATGCACGTGTGTAATCCAACTTGATACATAATCGAATTTATTCGCACAGAATGAAGTAATAGTGGGGAAGCattcgttttttaaatttttttttacttttctatcATGTCCAAGAAACAAGAAGATGAATATCGTTTCTCTATTTTGAAAGATGATCTAAAGTCTGGCCAAGTGACACACTTAAATATGACATTAAGTATAATAGCGTGTCTCGTGAATCATCAGCTCAACCCTTATGTTTATGACATAAAATCACGTCTGAGAGATGACAGTCTCTCGATCGAAAGGcttgtttcattaaaaaatactcatgTCTCatctttgcttttttttcaaagatagGGATTTCAGAATAGAATgtgtcaaataataaattgcgtCTTTGTCAAAACTAACTCTAAGTCCTCTTGATTGAGCTCTTCAATGTATCTGAAGAACACTCATTACCCTATCGGGAGTAGCGTTTGAATTATCGCATATCGACATGAGTACCGATAATCGTCTCCATCATCGACGATGTAGATATGATTAATGAATAGGGCGCAATATCTGTTCACCAGCTCGTTAATCATCGCGGACTGAttcgttataaattatatgttctTAGCTGAGCActttgtcaaattttaatttaatctagtTTTCGAACTGTAACCACATCGCCGTTTACAAATTGCTAATTATGCAAtccattacattatttaagcGACTAATTTCACCTCGATTGAATGTAGACATAGTAGTTACatcgtaataaataatttaagatagaAGAATCGAAAATATTAAAGCAAAATCCAATTTATTTAACGGTATTTTTAAAggtattttattgcaaataacgATATGTacaaactaaataattttctcattaagaattacattagattttatgaaatatttatgatgcTCAAAATGAACGATGtattttcaatattcaattttacagtttaatattcatatcttttctttttataaatatctaaattttttaaaagatatatgcacatttaagatttttgtttttactatTTGTTTTCACTACTTACAGGcacttatatattaaatctttaaacattattttatatcttgatgCTTTTCGAGATATACACGACATACACTAAAGATGGGCATTTTGATATCCATGTATCTTTCGCGACACGCCGCCTCCTGGACCACTGTGACTCAAATGGAGATTCGTGACGTCACGTCAGCCAGGCAATACCtccgtatatgtataaagcTGATGGCCCAAGGCCGATGTGGTAATCTTATGCGCGTCGCGCTATAATCCGCGTGTTATTCGCGCTATGAATGGCGTGTACACGTAAAAAATTGGTTATTTACATATCCATCATCACATAAAACGTTTATATATAGTCgccaatataaaatatgtatataacttaacatcattctttttaatcttttaagaTCTGGAgggtgtttaaaaaatattggacgATATTTGATATACAAGTTCCTtgactaaataaatataattttacatatacatagaatttaataataattaaaataaaaatcaatcaaaaattAGTTTCGCGAAATCTATGTAGATATAAACAAACAAGATATAgcaaagagaattttttttatagaatttagattgtaaagtaattaaatttaaaattaaatttgttttaaaaaattttactaacaatacaataaatttttttttaatttatgttgttTCACGActactattttaatgataatttctaagggaaaattattttgatatatttcaaGACATAAAGCAATTTATGCTTCTCAATATGACAcgtgttaattatataatggaATCGCACCTCGTTGACAGGCACGAGAGATGCGCCTTAAAACCTACTTAAGAAATGTCATTCACGCTCTTAAATGACTTGTTCATTCGTTACGGTAATGAAGCATCCTTCGGCGCCGTGACGAGGAAAATTTTCTTCGATTATCGCAGATATTCTCAAATGTCATTTGAAACTCATCCTACTAATAGTAGCCTGTTCTTATATATAACGCAATAACGCGATTCTTATAATGTGTTTTCGTGTTCGGATTCTCATTAACGCGAGATGCACCAAGTATCCCAAACTACTAGAGATCCATTTAACTATCGTTTCTTTAGCAAGAGAAATCCATTAAGGCCTGCTAGTTTCTTCATTGGCCGGACGAGTAAACAATTCAATAGAAACGCTATCTATTTCCGTAACTGTGGATGCCATCGTTAATTAACGTTCATTTATCATTTCGTTTTCATTCTTCCTCTTTGACGTTTATGGCCGGATTTTATGGTTATCACACGTGAAATTGGTAACACGCCCTCCTAAGCCGATTTTACCTTGAGGCGGAAGCTGCCTCCTCTCTCCTACGTCAGgtctaaatataattcaacGAGAAGCAGAAGCTGTCGTGCGCGCAATCCTAAAATTTCCTGACCCAGGCAAGCTCTGTTCGTTAAACACGTACAAAAATCAACTATCAAAGTTGTAAGCTGCTTGTCTCGCGAAATCATTTACGAATACAAATTCACTtctgctttatttttaattttgttacgtGCCTCCTCAACTTTTAATGTTACTTatccataaatatatttatatttatatctatgtaCAAAGCAAGTAACATAGCGTCATTACTCTTCTTCGTTAGTTAACCAAAGTGTTACATATTTGCAACATTCATTTTTATCATGTAGATGTATCAATAAATTCGAGatttataaatgcaatttGATTACATCAAAATGGAAGGTTACAAAGTTATGTATTGAGTACAATATAGTGTTTCTTACTGTCAAAGAGgctttatggaaaaaaattaacataaaaaaaaaagaaaatattgaattgaTTCTTCTGATTtttataagacattttttaataaagtcaaaaagtttttttaatgacaataAGACGATACAACCTTTAAAGAAGTAAGTTAATTAAACTGGAAGTACaagtatatttgtaattaagcATTTGCATTCTCATGTAAATGTAATACACACGAATTTCACGTTAGAAGTCAAACTTGCGGAAGAGATTACAATTCGATAATGATACGTTTGTTTGGACATGCCACCACCGATTGATATTCAATACGAACAATGTATCGACTGTACGATCTGTACCGTTACGCAGCGATTGATGATATCATTCATATTAATATGTCGATATTGAGACCTTTATCTGAATGGAATCATGTTTTTCAATGATATGCGATTTCGATAATCTGGCACGTACAACTGCATCG includes the following:
- the LOC105837648 gene encoding four and a half LIM domains protein 2 isoform X7, translated to MLIFSGEYTKAMNKDWHSGHFCCWQCDESLTGQRYVLRDEHPYCIKCYESVFANGCEECNKIIGIDSKDLSYKDKHWHEACFLCNRCRVSLVDKQFGSKVDKIYCGNCYDAQFASRCDGCGEIFRAGTKKMEYKTRQWHEKCFCCVVCKNPIGTKSFIPREQEIYCAGCYEDKFATRCVKCNKIITSGGVTYKNEPWHRDCFTCSNCNNSLAGQRFTSRDEKPYCADCFGELFAKRCTACSKPITGIGGTRFISFEDRHWHNDCFICAGCKTSLVGRGFITDGDDIICPECAKMKLM
- the LOC105837648 gene encoding four and a half LIM domains protein 2 isoform X8, with the protein product MNKDWHSGHFCCWQCDESLTGQRYVLRDEHPYCIKCYESVFANGCEECNKIIGIDSKDLSYKDKHWHEACFLCNRCRVSLVDKQFGSKVDKIYCGNCYDAQFASRCDGCGEIFRAGTKKMEYKTRQWHEKCFCCVVCKNPIGTKSFIPREQEIYCAGCYEDKFATRCVKCNKIITSGGVTYKNEPWHRDCFTCSNCNNSLAGQRFTSRDEKPYCADCFGELFAKRCTACSKPITGIGGTRFISFEDRHWHNDCFICAGCKTSLVGRGFITDGDDIICPECAKMKLM
- the LOC105837648 gene encoding four and a half LIM domains protein 2 isoform X9 codes for the protein MATDALSERLSSKLHLQTKTVGEERIRRAKEKDEDVAIFSMFPLEGDPTFRCCLGKYCLIGDPKKADPGTKKMEYKTRQWHEKCFCCVVCKNPIGTKSFIPREQEIYCAGCYEDKFATRCVKCNKIITSGGVTYKNEPWHRDCFTCSNCNNSLAGQRFTSRDEKPYCADCFGELFAKRCTACSKPITGIGGTRFISFEDRHWHNDCFICAGCKTSLVGRGFITDGDDIICPECAKMKLM